In one window of Cytophagaceae bacterium ABcell3 DNA:
- a CDS encoding aldehyde dehydrogenase family protein, with protein MRIKVTNPDFEKDIDALLESLNMDKVNPAGGTGCDFFASDKRRTVKEIFSPINGQLIASVEMADKQDYEHVVSTAQKAFKEWRTVPAPARGEVVRQIGDQLRKYKEPLGKLVTLETGKILPEGLGEVQEMIDICDFATGQSRQLYGFTMHSERPEHRMYEQYHPLGLVGVISAFNFPVAVWSWNVMIAAVCGDVCIWKPSEKTPLTAVACQKIIKDVLKANNVPEGVFSFLSGDAEIGAQISKDVRIPLVSATGSIRMGKKVAETVGARLGKSLLELGGNNAVIVTEHADLDLAVRGITFAAVGTCGQRCTSTRRLIVHESVYDEVKNRLCKIYSGLPIGNPLEDKILVGPLVDKDAVNAFLKALENVQKEGGKLIAGGKALSGDEFQSGTYVSPALVEAENHYATVQEETFAPILYMMKYSGDVQNAIDIQNDVRQGLSSSIFSSNISETEAFLSHKGSDCGIANVNIGTSGAEIGGAFGGEKETGGGRESGSDAWKFYMRRQTNTINYSSQLPLAQGIKFDV; from the coding sequence ATGAGAATAAAAGTTACAAATCCGGATTTTGAAAAAGATATAGATGCGTTGCTGGAATCCCTGAATATGGATAAGGTAAATCCGGCAGGAGGCACTGGTTGTGATTTTTTCGCTTCTGATAAAAGAAGGACTGTCAAAGAAATTTTCTCTCCTATCAATGGGCAGCTTATTGCCAGTGTTGAGATGGCCGATAAGCAAGATTATGAGCATGTGGTAAGTACGGCCCAGAAGGCATTTAAAGAATGGCGGACAGTCCCAGCTCCTGCCAGGGGAGAAGTTGTGCGTCAGATCGGTGATCAGCTTAGGAAGTACAAAGAGCCTCTAGGAAAACTAGTGACGCTTGAAACAGGCAAAATCCTTCCTGAAGGCTTAGGCGAGGTTCAGGAAATGATAGATATATGCGACTTTGCTACGGGGCAGTCCAGGCAGTTGTATGGATTTACCATGCACTCAGAAAGGCCTGAACATCGAATGTACGAACAATATCACCCACTTGGTTTGGTCGGGGTTATTAGCGCATTTAATTTCCCTGTCGCTGTTTGGTCGTGGAATGTAATGATAGCGGCCGTTTGTGGAGATGTCTGTATCTGGAAGCCATCTGAGAAAACGCCTCTTACAGCAGTAGCTTGTCAAAAAATTATTAAAGATGTTCTTAAGGCGAACAATGTGCCTGAAGGTGTTTTTAGCTTTTTGTCAGGGGATGCAGAAATTGGGGCGCAAATTTCAAAAGATGTGCGTATTCCTTTAGTGTCTGCGACAGGCTCTATCCGCATGGGTAAAAAGGTAGCTGAAACTGTGGGTGCGAGGCTAGGAAAATCTTTGTTGGAACTTGGAGGGAATAATGCCGTAATAGTTACAGAACATGCCGACTTGGATTTGGCTGTAAGGGGTATAACTTTTGCTGCTGTAGGAACATGTGGTCAAAGATGTACTTCGACCCGGAGGTTGATAGTACACGAATCTGTTTATGATGAAGTGAAAAACAGGTTGTGTAAAATATATTCCGGCCTTCCTATTGGTAACCCTTTAGAAGATAAGATCCTTGTAGGGCCTTTGGTTGATAAAGATGCTGTCAATGCTTTTCTTAAAGCTTTAGAAAATGTACAGAAAGAGGGAGGAAAGTTAATAGCAGGAGGAAAAGCTTTGTCAGGGGACGAGTTTCAATCTGGTACCTATGTAAGTCCTGCATTGGTTGAAGCTGAAAACCACTACGCAACTGTTCAGGAAGAAACCTTTGCGCCTATTCTTTATATGATGAAATATTCTGGCGATGTACAAAACGCTATAGATATCCAAAATGATGTAAGACAAGGACTATCTTCTTCAATTTTCTCATCAAATATTTCTGAAACGGAGGCTTTTTTGTCTCACAAAGGATCTGATTGTGGAATTGCCAATGTTAATATTGGTACATCAGGTGCTGAAATAGGAGGTGCTTTTGGTGGTGAAAAAGAAACTGGTGGTGGCAGAGAGTCTGGTTCTGATGCTTGGAAGTTCTATATGAGACGCCAAACAAATACTATTAACTATAGTAGCCAGTTGCCGCTCGCCCAAGGAATTAAATTTGATGTGTAA
- a CDS encoding transposase, with protein MLRRHYKKKSSGFKQWEQKEHAEDYLVFPDNIGEHLSIDEVALSKGELYTFITNKNGRGKRGSLVASVKGTLSANIIQVLEKIPLEQRNKVKEVTLDMAKNMESSARTCFPMANLVTDRFHVVRLALEALQHIRVNQRWVELDMENKAIEAAKKNGVRYKAPLLPNGDTPKQLLARCRYVFAKKKADWTQSQEQRANIAFENYPDLKKAYDHVLEFRLIYESNTKISAEKKFNEWINKTHEMEIKEFLTVANTVSNHMSNILNFFDNRSTNANAESFNSKIKLFRANLRGVVDTRFFLFRLSKLFA; from the coding sequence TTGTTGAGGAGGCACTATAAGAAGAAAAGCAGTGGGTTTAAGCAGTGGGAACAAAAAGAGCATGCAGAAGACTATTTGGTCTTTCCGGACAATATCGGAGAGCATCTCAGTATAGACGAAGTTGCACTGTCAAAAGGAGAGTTGTACACTTTTATTACCAATAAAAACGGGAGAGGCAAAAGAGGCTCTTTGGTAGCTTCTGTAAAAGGCACATTGTCGGCAAATATCATACAAGTTCTGGAGAAAATCCCTCTGGAACAAAGGAATAAAGTAAAGGAAGTAACCCTTGACATGGCAAAAAACATGGAGTCATCCGCAAGAACATGTTTCCCCATGGCAAATTTGGTTACAGACCGCTTTCATGTAGTAAGGCTGGCCCTGGAGGCTCTACAACATATAAGGGTCAATCAAAGATGGGTTGAACTGGATATGGAAAACAAGGCTATCGAAGCTGCCAAAAAGAATGGCGTTAGGTATAAAGCACCCTTATTGCCCAATGGGGACACCCCAAAGCAACTTTTGGCCCGCTGCAGGTATGTCTTTGCCAAAAAGAAAGCTGATTGGACTCAAAGCCAAGAGCAGAGAGCCAACATAGCTTTTGAAAATTATCCAGACCTCAAAAAAGCTTATGACCATGTTCTTGAGTTTAGGCTAATATATGAAAGCAACACAAAAATTTCCGCTGAAAAAAAGTTTAATGAATGGATCAATAAAACTCATGAGATGGAAATTAAAGAATTTTTAACGGTAGCAAATACAGTAAGCAACCATATGAGCAATATTCTAAACTTCTTTGACAATAGATCTACCAATGCAAATGCGGAATCTTTTAATTCAAAAATAAAGCTCTTCAGGGCAAACTTAAGAGGCGTTGTAGATACCAGGTTTTTCTTGTTCAGGCTCTCTAAGCTTTTTGCTTAA
- the gmd gene encoding GDP-mannose 4,6-dehydratase, giving the protein MKTALITGITGQDGAYLTEFLLKKGYEVHGIKRRSSLFNTDRIDHLYEDPHEENVKLKLHYGDLSDSANIIRIIQEVQPDEIYNLGAMSHVKVSFDSPEYTANVDGLGALRILEAVRLLGLTKKTKIYQASTSELYGLVQEVPQSEKTPFYPRSPYAVAKMYGFWITVNYREAYDMYACNGILFNHESPNRGETFVTRKITRAAARIALGLQDKLYLGNMDAKRDWGHAKDYVEAMYLILQQEKPEDYVIATGITTTVRDFVRMAFGELGIELEFSGEGEKETAKVTKCTNPEYQIEIGKEIVAVDPRYFRPTEVELLIGDPTKAKKQLGWEPKYDLPALVKDMIGADVALFKRDEFLKKGGHKIMNYFE; this is encoded by the coding sequence ATGAAAACAGCATTAATAACTGGTATAACAGGGCAGGATGGAGCATATCTTACTGAATTTTTATTGAAAAAAGGTTATGAGGTGCACGGTATCAAAAGAAGGAGCTCTTTGTTCAATACAGATCGTATAGACCACCTTTACGAGGATCCTCATGAAGAAAATGTTAAACTTAAGCTTCATTACGGGGACTTGAGCGATTCTGCTAATATTATCCGCATTATACAGGAAGTGCAGCCTGATGAAATTTACAACCTGGGTGCCATGTCTCATGTAAAGGTTAGTTTTGATTCGCCTGAATACACTGCCAATGTGGACGGTTTAGGAGCCTTAAGGATTTTAGAAGCGGTAAGGCTGCTTGGATTGACCAAAAAAACAAAAATTTATCAGGCCTCAACTTCTGAATTATATGGATTGGTTCAGGAGGTGCCACAATCTGAAAAAACGCCCTTTTATCCTCGCTCTCCTTATGCAGTGGCAAAAATGTATGGTTTTTGGATTACCGTAAATTACCGGGAAGCCTATGACATGTATGCTTGCAATGGTATATTGTTCAACCATGAGTCTCCAAATAGGGGAGAGACTTTTGTAACTCGTAAAATTACAAGGGCTGCTGCCAGAATTGCCTTGGGGCTTCAAGATAAACTTTACCTCGGAAACATGGATGCTAAAAGGGACTGGGGGCATGCCAAGGATTATGTAGAAGCTATGTACTTGATCCTTCAGCAGGAAAAGCCTGAAGACTATGTTATTGCTACAGGTATTACTACTACCGTTAGGGATTTTGTGAGAATGGCTTTTGGTGAATTGGGAATTGAACTTGAATTTTCCGGTGAGGGCGAAAAGGAGACTGCTAAAGTTACTAAATGCACAAATCCTGAGTATCAGATAGAAATTGGAAAAGAAATTGTTGCGGTAGATCCTAGGTATTTCCGCCCTACAGAAGTAGAACTACTTATTGGTGATCCTACAAAAGCAAAGAAGCAACTTGGTTGGGAGCCTAAATATGATTTGCCTGCTTTGGTAAAAGATATGATAGGCGCAGATGTTGCACTCTTTAAAAGGGATGAGTTTCTGAAAAAAGGTGGGCATAAGATTATGAATTATTTTGAATAA
- the asnB gene encoding asparagine synthase (glutamine-hydrolyzing), whose protein sequence is MCGITGILAFNEIGSFYMINMAKSIDTLSKRGPDSRGSFVDDFIGLGHRRLSVIDVSSNARQPMTDESGRYVIVYNGEIFNYRQLRKELENKGVVFKSESDTEVLLYHYIKYGKEGLNDLNGFFAFAVYDKEEKSLFLARDRFGIKPLLFYYDEDKFIFSSEMKALTSYNIPKSLDYHSLYQYFHFNYIPSPNTIFQDVYKLDPGHYLTVRNRQVENKVYYKIPYEAGKFISLDYEGQKKQLGELLEDAVKSRLVSDVPLGSFLSGGIDSSVITALAARHTDKLHTFSIGYKDEPFFDESNYAKLVANKLGTEHTIFSLTNDTLFEHVDEVLSYMDEPFADSSALAMYMLSKYTSEEVKVALSGDGADELFAGYNKHFGDYKIRKGGTVIDIIQKLGPLWHKLPSSRSTSFGNKVRQLQKLADGCNMSVKDRYYTWAGFTKGGGLDSLFTESTMSAIDKGGIESRKGDILKYLKEDSTVNDILRSDMDLVLVSDMLHKVDMMSMAHGLEVRVPFLDHRVVDFAFSLPEESKIDKKMKKKILQDTYRDILPKELYNRPKHGFEVPLLKWFRKEMKSLIVDDLLSKEFIEEQDIFDPEEIERLKQQLFSSNPGDVHARIWAIVVFQYWWKKYF, encoded by the coding sequence ATGTGTGGTATAACAGGTATATTGGCCTTTAATGAAATCGGTAGTTTTTATATGATCAATATGGCAAAGTCAATTGATACTTTGTCAAAACGAGGACCAGATTCTAGAGGAAGTTTCGTTGACGATTTCATTGGCTTAGGACACAGGCGTCTGTCGGTGATTGATGTGAGCAGCAATGCCCGTCAACCTATGACAGATGAAAGTGGTCGGTATGTAATAGTATATAATGGAGAAATTTTTAATTACCGCCAGCTCAGAAAGGAACTCGAGAATAAAGGTGTAGTTTTCAAGTCTGAAAGTGATACTGAAGTTTTACTGTACCATTACATTAAGTATGGAAAAGAGGGGTTGAATGACTTAAATGGTTTTTTTGCTTTTGCCGTATATGATAAGGAAGAAAAGTCTTTGTTCCTAGCCAGAGACCGTTTTGGCATCAAGCCTTTGCTGTTCTATTACGATGAAGATAAATTTATATTTTCTTCAGAAATGAAGGCTTTGACCTCATATAATATTCCTAAGTCCTTAGATTACCATTCTCTTTATCAATACTTTCATTTTAATTATATTCCTTCTCCCAATACCATTTTTCAGGATGTTTATAAACTTGACCCCGGTCATTACTTGACTGTCCGTAATAGGCAAGTTGAGAATAAAGTATATTATAAGATACCTTATGAGGCGGGGAAATTTATCTCTTTAGACTATGAAGGGCAAAAAAAGCAGTTAGGGGAACTGCTCGAAGATGCGGTAAAGAGCAGATTGGTTAGCGATGTTCCTCTAGGTTCTTTTTTGAGTGGCGGGATTGATTCTTCTGTAATTACGGCACTGGCAGCTCGCCATACAGATAAGCTTCATACTTTCTCTATAGGCTATAAAGACGAGCCTTTTTTTGACGAATCTAATTATGCAAAGCTGGTTGCCAATAAACTTGGTACTGAACATACCATTTTTTCATTGACCAACGATACACTTTTTGAGCATGTAGATGAAGTACTTTCTTATATGGATGAGCCTTTTGCAGACTCTTCGGCGCTTGCTATGTACATGTTGAGCAAGTATACTTCAGAAGAGGTAAAAGTAGCCTTGTCTGGAGATGGTGCGGACGAGTTGTTTGCTGGTTATAACAAACACTTTGGAGATTATAAAATCCGGAAAGGCGGGACTGTTATAGATATTATCCAAAAACTAGGGCCTCTTTGGCATAAATTACCTTCTTCTAGAAGTACATCGTTTGGTAACAAAGTAAGACAGCTACAAAAGCTGGCAGATGGCTGCAACATGTCAGTAAAAGACAGGTATTATACCTGGGCAGGGTTTACAAAAGGTGGTGGGCTGGATAGCTTGTTTACCGAAAGCACCATGTCTGCTATTGATAAGGGGGGAATTGAAAGTCGAAAAGGGGATATTTTAAAGTATTTAAAAGAAGACAGCACCGTCAATGATATCTTAAGGAGTGATATGGACCTGGTGCTTGTCAGTGATATGTTGCACAAAGTAGATATGATGTCTATGGCGCATGGATTGGAAGTGCGCGTGCCTTTCTTAGATCATCGGGTTGTGGATTTTGCTTTTTCTCTTCCTGAAGAAAGCAAGATAGACAAAAAGATGAAAAAGAAGATCTTGCAGGACACTTATAGAGATATTTTGCCTAAAGAACTTTACAATCGCCCTAAGCACGGCTTTGAAGTCCCTCTTTTAAAATGGTTCCGCAAAGAAATGAAAAGTCTTATTGTTGACGATTTGTTAAGCAAGGAGTTTATTGAAGAACAGGATATTTTTGATCCTGAAGAAATTGAAAGGCTTAAACAGCAACTTTTTTCTTCTAATCCAGGCGATGTACATGCGCGGATATGGGCAATTGTTGTCTTCCAGTATTGGTGGAAAAAATACTTTTGA
- the gcvH gene encoding glycine cleavage system protein GcvH — translation MNFPENLKYTEEHEWVRAEGDVAYIGITDFAQSELGDIVYLDIDSVGVTVDGNSVFGSVEAVKTVSDLYMPVTAEVLEVNPELESNPELVNSDPYGKGWIIKVKPVDPSSINDLLDAEGYKKVIGQ, via the coding sequence ATGAATTTCCCTGAAAATTTAAAGTACACTGAGGAACATGAATGGGTTAGAGCCGAGGGCGATGTTGCTTATATAGGTATCACTGATTTTGCCCAAAGCGAATTAGGCGATATTGTATATCTTGATATCGACTCTGTAGGAGTAACAGTGGACGGCAATTCTGTTTTTGGCTCTGTAGAAGCTGTGAAAACTGTTTCTGATCTTTATATGCCTGTTACCGCTGAAGTCCTAGAGGTAAATCCAGAGTTGGAGTCTAACCCAGAACTGGTAAACTCTGATCCTTATGGCAAAGGGTGGATTATCAAAGTGAAGCCTGTAGACCCTTCTTCGATAAATGATCTTCTTGATGCAGAAGGATATAAAAAAGTTATTGGGCAATAG
- a CDS encoding VanZ family protein, producing MFLRYNIFAIAWGILVLFLTLFPGQEMPDLSVWDMFSFDKFAHIFVFAVQVFLLIVGFTKQYTFDTLRKHPVRYAILFSFLLGFLIEFFQSLIPGRGFDYFDLVADFVGCVLGWVGFYFVYQFRSEYNE from the coding sequence ATGTTTCTCAGATACAATATTTTTGCGATTGCCTGGGGAATACTTGTATTATTTCTGACATTATTTCCCGGACAGGAGATGCCTGATCTTTCTGTCTGGGATATGTTTAGCTTTGATAAATTTGCACATATTTTTGTTTTTGCTGTTCAGGTCTTTCTTCTAATTGTTGGGTTTACCAAACAATACACCTTCGATACACTGCGAAAGCATCCGGTTCGATATGCTATACTTTTTTCTTTCTTGCTTGGTTTTCTTATAGAGTTTTTCCAAAGTCTTATTCCTGGCAGAGGTTTTGATTATTTTGACCTTGTTGCTGATTTTGTTGGGTGCGTGCTTGGTTGGGTAGGCTTTTATTTCGTTTATCAATTTAGGTCTGAGTACAATGAGTAA
- a CDS encoding response regulator — MTTNGGKKYHAVMLVDDNEIDNLINQKMIEASDLCEHIFVHSGAKSAIEFLKNIEKLATGPVEMFLPEIIFLDIDMPLMDGFQFLDEFDKLSESIKSQCKIVMLTSSLNPQDMNKAKKNQYVLKYINKPLTHENLKKL; from the coding sequence ATGACTACAAATGGCGGTAAAAAGTATCATGCAGTAATGCTGGTGGACGACAATGAGATTGATAATCTTATTAATCAAAAAATGATAGAGGCATCAGATCTGTGTGAACATATATTTGTGCATTCCGGAGCAAAAAGTGCTATTGAGTTTTTAAAGAATATCGAAAAACTTGCTACAGGACCTGTAGAAATGTTTTTGCCTGAAATTATCTTTTTAGATATTGATATGCCTTTAATGGATGGATTTCAATTTTTGGATGAGTTTGATAAACTGTCGGAAAGTATTAAAAGCCAGTGTAAGATAGTTATGCTTACTTCTTCGCTTAATCCGCAGGATATGAACAAAGCAAAGAAAAATCAGTATGTACTGAAATATATAAATAAGCCTCTAACACATGAAAACCTGAAAAAACTTTAG
- a CDS encoding M28 family peptidase, with product MSKKIFYSLALFLVTLLSFSLYSQDINRARETIEILSAPDMHGRGYVNNGDKIAAEYIQERFEQIGLKKIKNSYFQKFTFDINTFPGQVKLHSNRRKFVPGEDYILKPFSGAGKGRGRLVYFDTLALQDSEVRNEFLKKNLKRKIVVYDGDYYGRMIEFPGIVEKVHEAKAVVELESNKLTMGLSSKQYSRPFFQVYADSFDQSARRARFKVEAELIKDYESQNVIGYVRGKTNPDSLVVICAHYDHLGRLGEDTYFPGANDNASGTAMLLELADYYAKPENQMNFSIAFIAFGAEEAGLVGSKYFVDNPLFPLKNIKFLVNLDMMGTGDDGVMVVNGKVFENEFQTLKAINKEHNLLPQIKARGEAANSDHYFFYLRGVPCFFLYTLGGIAAYHDVFDKAETLPLTRFEEVFTLLNKFVGGF from the coding sequence ATGAGTAAAAAGATTTTCTATAGCCTTGCCTTATTTCTGGTTACATTATTGTCCTTCTCCCTTTATTCGCAAGATATAAATAGGGCAAGAGAAACCATTGAGATATTATCCGCACCTGATATGCATGGCCGGGGATATGTAAACAATGGTGATAAGATTGCTGCTGAATATATTCAGGAAAGGTTTGAGCAAATTGGCCTTAAAAAAATTAAGAATAGTTATTTTCAAAAATTTACCTTCGATATCAATACTTTCCCTGGACAGGTGAAGTTGCATTCTAACAGGCGGAAGTTTGTTCCTGGAGAAGACTATATTTTAAAACCTTTTTCCGGTGCAGGTAAAGGCAGGGGCAGACTGGTATATTTTGATACCTTGGCATTGCAAGATTCAGAGGTGCGCAATGAGTTTCTTAAAAAGAATTTAAAAAGGAAAATAGTTGTCTATGATGGAGATTATTATGGTCGCATGATTGAGTTTCCAGGAATTGTAGAAAAAGTGCATGAAGCCAAAGCTGTCGTTGAACTGGAAAGTAATAAGTTGACGATGGGTCTTTCTTCAAAACAATATAGCCGACCTTTCTTTCAGGTGTATGCCGACTCTTTTGATCAGAGTGCCCGTAGGGCGAGGTTTAAAGTAGAGGCTGAGCTAATTAAAGATTACGAATCGCAAAATGTAATTGGGTATGTGAGAGGTAAGACAAACCCTGATTCTTTAGTGGTAATATGTGCCCACTACGACCATTTAGGACGTTTGGGAGAAGATACTTATTTCCCCGGTGCTAATGACAATGCGAGTGGTACAGCTATGCTTTTGGAACTCGCAGATTATTATGCAAAGCCAGAAAATCAAATGAACTTTTCAATCGCTTTTATTGCTTTTGGTGCTGAAGAAGCGGGCTTGGTGGGATCTAAATATTTTGTGGACAATCCTTTGTTCCCTTTAAAGAATATCAAGTTTTTAGTGAATCTTGATATGATGGGGACTGGTGATGATGGGGTAATGGTAGTTAACGGAAAAGTGTTTGAAAACGAATTTCAAACTTTAAAAGCAATCAATAAAGAACACAACTTGCTTCCTCAAATCAAAGCCAGAGGCGAAGCGGCCAATTCCGATCACTATTTTTTTTACTTAAGGGGTGTCCCATGTTTTTTCTTATATACCCTTGGAGGTATCGCTGCTTATCATGATGTTTTTGATAAGGCTGAAACACTCCCTCTTACAAGATTCGAAGAGGTTTTTACACTTCTTAATAAGTTTGTTGGAGGTTTTTAA
- a CDS encoding C40 family peptidase, giving the protein MRKFITNIRIVPFFILLAFLSASCKSTKSTVQSGPGTTTDKVIQTAKSYVGTKYKYGGTSRSGIDCSGLVLLSFKSAGIQLPRTSAEQSQAGKKVKLSKLQKGDLVFFSAKKRSRKITHVGIVTERNGPKDIKFIHASTKAGVIEADLYAPYYISIFKKAVRVL; this is encoded by the coding sequence ATGAGAAAGTTTATCACAAATATTAGAATAGTTCCTTTTTTTATTTTACTGGCTTTTCTTTCAGCCTCCTGTAAAAGTACCAAGTCAACAGTACAATCAGGTCCAGGAACAACAACAGACAAGGTAATACAGACAGCCAAATCTTATGTTGGCACAAAATATAAATACGGTGGCACTTCGCGGTCTGGGATTGACTGCTCTGGTTTAGTATTACTTTCATTTAAATCTGCCGGTATACAGCTACCTAGAACCTCTGCGGAGCAAAGTCAAGCGGGGAAGAAGGTAAAACTATCAAAACTTCAAAAAGGGGATCTTGTGTTTTTTTCAGCAAAAAAACGTTCAAGAAAAATTACCCATGTAGGTATAGTAACGGAAAGGAATGGGCCAAAGGATATAAAATTTATCCACGCCAGTACAAAAGCAGGGGTTATAGAAGCAGATTTGTATGCCCCTTACTACATTTCTATTTTCAAAAAAGCAGTCAGGGTGCTTTAA
- a CDS encoding Do family serine endopeptidase, translating into MNVKQISIIALLSSVMGGGVSLFGYKMFSEEDKVYHTVEHTQPVKFSNYIADTTMLVPEGMNFIQAAEVSTPAVVHIKTYFESNRGSAQRSPFEDMLRDYFGEQFPQHRGEERGGGNSPMEGGTGSGVIITSDGFIATNNHVIDKADKIEVTLNDKRSFTATVVGTDPSTDLAVLKIEEEGLKHLTFGNSESVKIGEWVLAVGNPFNLTSTVTAGIVSAKSRNINILRDRDNLAIESFIQTDAAVNPGNSGGALVDLRGNLVGINTAIATPTGSFSGYSFAVPAAIVKKVTGDIIKYGAVQRALLGVSIIDINSQLAREKSLENIKGVYVASVNETSAAAGAGIQEGDVITKVNDRAVNSAAQLQESIAMHNPGDVVKITFVRKGKVKEVDATLKNKRGDTSIVKREVASTNEFLGASLSSLSNEELKKLKIESGVKVMKVGPGKFRDAGISDGFIITSIDKVKVKEPKDIMSILDENRTGGVLIEGIYSNGQKGFYAIGF; encoded by the coding sequence ATGAATGTAAAGCAGATATCGATCATAGCATTGCTTTCCTCTGTAATGGGAGGCGGTGTGTCTTTGTTTGGGTACAAGATGTTCTCGGAGGAAGATAAAGTGTATCATACCGTTGAGCACACACAGCCAGTAAAGTTTTCTAATTATATAGCAGATACTACCATGCTGGTGCCTGAAGGTATGAATTTTATTCAGGCCGCTGAAGTTTCTACTCCTGCGGTAGTGCATATAAAAACCTATTTTGAATCAAATAGGGGAAGCGCTCAAAGGAGTCCCTTTGAAGATATGCTTAGAGACTATTTTGGAGAGCAATTTCCTCAGCACAGAGGAGAAGAACGGGGTGGCGGTAATAGTCCTATGGAAGGAGGTACAGGATCCGGGGTTATTATAACGTCTGATGGTTTTATTGCTACTAACAATCATGTTATTGACAAGGCTGACAAGATAGAAGTGACCCTCAATGATAAGCGGTCTTTCACCGCTACAGTGGTAGGTACAGACCCTTCTACAGATTTGGCAGTGTTAAAAATAGAGGAAGAAGGGTTAAAGCATTTAACGTTTGGAAATTCAGAATCAGTGAAGATAGGGGAGTGGGTATTGGCTGTTGGAAACCCATTTAATTTGACTTCTACTGTTACTGCGGGTATTGTAAGTGCAAAATCTAGAAATATAAATATACTTCGGGACCGGGATAATCTGGCTATAGAATCTTTTATTCAAACAGATGCTGCCGTTAACCCAGGAAACAGTGGTGGGGCTTTGGTTGATCTTCGTGGCAATCTAGTTGGTATCAATACGGCAATTGCTACGCCTACCGGGTCATTTTCAGGATACTCTTTTGCAGTTCCTGCTGCAATCGTCAAAAAGGTTACTGGTGATATTATTAAGTATGGTGCCGTTCAGCGCGCCTTGCTAGGGGTAAGCATTATTGATATAAACTCTCAGCTAGCAAGGGAGAAGAGCCTTGAGAATATTAAAGGCGTTTATGTGGCATCTGTCAATGAAACCAGTGCTGCGGCAGGTGCTGGTATTCAAGAAGGGGACGTGATAACCAAAGTCAATGATAGGGCGGTAAACTCTGCGGCACAATTGCAGGAGAGTATAGCCATGCACAACCCAGGTGATGTGGTGAAGATAACTTTTGTGAGAAAGGGTAAAGTAAAAGAAGTGGACGCAACTTTGAAAAATAAAAGAGGTGATACTAGTATTGTAAAAAGAGAAGTTGCTTCTACAAATGAATTTTTAGGGGCTAGCTTGTCTTCATTGTCAAACGAGGAACTAAAGAAATTAAAGATAGAAAGCGGTGTGAAAGTAATGAAAGTGGGCCCTGGCAAATTTAGAGACGCTGGAATATCAGATGGCTTTATTATTACCTCTATTGATAAAGTTAAGGTTAAAGAGCCGAAAGATATAATGAGTATTTTAGACGAAAACCGAACTGGAGGTGTCTTGATAGAGGGTATTTACAGCAATGGGCAGAAAGGTTTTTATGCTATAGGATTTTGA